A single window of Flavipsychrobacter sp. DNA harbors:
- a CDS encoding T9SS type A sorting domain-containing protein → MKLRILLSGFLMLGITTSWSQTIALDPSFDGDGIVTTDINKLNDASKAIALQVDGKIVATGYSTKNNKNEFCTIRYNVDGSIDKSFGNNGIVATAFPGNGSSLANAIAIQDNGKIIVAGNAEGMAIARYNTDGSLDGNFGNGGMVLTNNPNSTAIANSILLQPDGKIIVGGHYQNTPPDGYAYILARYNSNGSLDATFGNGGISIIDIAAGQGLGALDFLRKIVLQPNGKIIAVGVSGPNATLVRLESNGDTDSLFGINGIVTTNYSTSGNSIFNDVMIQPDGKIVAAGSTTAAVPNFLVARFNANGQPDINFGNNGAVTIGHSTMQNYATSVLLQPDGKILAGGVINDNGLFQFAIARYNSDGSVNSTFGTNGVLKTKADKSYSAIESMIMQQDNKIVVAGSNNADFLLARYTTDFPNNIRDHQTIKTMLYPNPTTNAVTLSYRLPSPNKVDIMLYTIDGRLLKVLNKGKSMAAGHQHLSFDIGDLPIGSYIIHINTGNSFSNTKLIKE, encoded by the coding sequence ATGAAATTACGCATTCTACTATCGGGATTTTTAATGCTGGGTATTACCACATCATGGTCGCAAACCATAGCACTAGACCCCAGTTTTGATGGAGATGGGATAGTAACAACAGATATAAATAAATTAAACGATGCATCTAAAGCAATTGCGCTACAGGTCGATGGAAAAATTGTAGCTACAGGTTATTCCACAAAGAATAACAAAAATGAGTTTTGTACGATACGATATAATGTAGACGGTTCTATAGACAAAAGCTTTGGGAATAACGGGATTGTAGCAACCGCCTTTCCTGGTAATGGCTCAAGCCTGGCAAATGCAATTGCGATACAAGACAATGGCAAAATAATTGTAGCAGGCAATGCTGAAGGAATGGCAATTGCTCGGTATAATACCGATGGAAGTTTAGACGGCAATTTTGGCAATGGAGGAATGGTGCTTACTAACAATCCAAATAGTACTGCAATAGCCAATAGTATTCTACTACAACCTGATGGGAAAATTATAGTTGGAGGGCATTATCAAAATACTCCTCCAGATGGCTATGCCTATATTTTAGCCAGATATAATTCAAACGGAAGTTTAGATGCAACCTTTGGTAATGGAGGCATCTCAATAATAGATATTGCGGCTGGTCAAGGGTTAGGGGCCTTGGATTTTTTAAGAAAAATAGTGCTACAACCTAATGGGAAAATTATAGCTGTAGGAGTATCAGGTCCTAACGCCACACTTGTTCGCCTAGAGAGTAATGGCGATACAGACTCCTTATTTGGTATAAATGGCATAGTGACAACTAACTATTCAACTTCAGGAAATAGCATCTTTAATGATGTAATGATACAACCCGATGGAAAAATAGTAGCCGCAGGAAGCACGACAGCAGCAGTTCCCAATTTTCTTGTTGCTCGATTTAATGCTAATGGGCAACCAGACATCAACTTTGGGAATAATGGTGCTGTAACTATAGGACATAGCACTATGCAAAATTATGCAACAAGTGTACTGTTGCAGCCTGATGGGAAAATACTTGCAGGTGGGGTTATTAATGATAATGGCCTGTTTCAATTTGCAATTGCTCGATATAATAGCGACGGAAGTGTAAACAGCACTTTTGGCACTAATGGTGTACTGAAAACAAAAGCAGATAAAAGTTATTCAGCTATTGAGTCGATGATCATGCAACAAGACAATAAAATTGTTGTAGCGGGCAGTAACAATGCTGATTTTTTACTGGCTCGTTATACTACCGACTTTCCTAATAATATAAGGGATCACCAAACGATCAAAACAATGTTGTACCCTAACCCTACAACCAATGCTGTCACTCTATCTTACAGATTACCCAGCCCTAATAAAGTGGACATTATGCTCTATACTATAGATGGTCGGCTACTAAAAGTATTAAATAAGGGAAAAAGTATGGCTGCAGGTCATCAGCATTTATCTTTTGATATTGGCGATCTCCCAATTGGTAGCTATATCATTCATATCAATACAGGCAATAGCTTTTCCAACACGAAACTTATAAAAGAGTAA
- a CDS encoding superoxide dismutase, producing the protein MAHSLPALGYDFNALEPHIDAQTMEIHHDRHHNAYVTNLNKAIEGTDAENLSLEDLMANISNYSAGVRNNGGGHYNHTLFWEILGPNGGAPSGDLLAAINDAFGSVDAMKEKVNAAGATRFGSGWAWVIVKDGKLEVCSTPNQDNPLMDIAEVKGTPILGVDVWEHAYYLKYQNKRPDYLGAIWNVINWDAVAARYAAAL; encoded by the coding sequence ATGGCACATTCACTTCCTGCATTAGGATATGATTTTAACGCTCTAGAGCCTCATATCGATGCACAAACAATGGAAATCCATCACGACAGACATCATAATGCTTACGTTACTAATTTGAATAAAGCAATAGAAGGCACCGATGCTGAAAACCTTTCTCTTGAAGATCTAATGGCTAATATATCTAACTATAGTGCGGGTGTTCGCAACAATGGTGGCGGGCATTACAACCACACTCTATTTTGGGAAATACTAGGACCTAACGGTGGTGCTCCATCAGGAGATCTACTAGCAGCTATTAATGACGCATTTGGATCAGTAGATGCTATGAAAGAAAAAGTAAATGCTGCTGGTGCTACACGTTTTGGTAGTGGCTGGGCATGGGTAATTGTTAAAGATGGCAAGCTAGAGGTTTGTTCTACTCCTAACCAAGACAATCCTTTAATGGACATCGCAGAGGTAAAGGGCACGCCAATACTTGGTGTTGACGTGTGGGAGCACGCATACTACCTAAAGTATCAAAACAAACGCCCTGATTATCTTGGCGCTATATGGAATGTTATCAACTGGGATGCAGTAGCCGCACGCTATGCAGCTGCACTATAA
- a CDS encoding PAS domain S-box protein: MNSIFKVTVLYLIFGVLWIFCSDRLVAAIVSDNIIALSKFQTYKGLFFIALTAVLLNLLIRWYHKELTTKVAMLELSKAALSKSEENYRLLFDSNPTPILIYLPDTERIIEVNKAALEYYQYTVSEFSEMSILKIEDDEEIDTEALEEKLNISKREDMLHTEGIHRHRRKDGRQMFVYMHSGTITYRGLKAQIVMINDITHQLQYIDKVEEQNKKLNKIAWLQSHVVRAPLASLMGLVNLLKNDLCNKDEMQKVHEEIMASANELDRIIKNISASSTIQGAE; encoded by the coding sequence TTGAATTCAATATTCAAGGTGACGGTGTTGTACCTGATATTTGGTGTGCTGTGGATATTTTGCAGTGATAGATTGGTGGCTGCAATAGTATCAGATAATATAATTGCGCTTTCTAAATTTCAAACGTATAAAGGCTTATTTTTTATTGCACTCACTGCAGTGTTGCTCAATTTATTGATAAGATGGTATCATAAAGAATTGACAACTAAGGTGGCTATGCTTGAATTGAGTAAGGCCGCTTTGTCCAAATCGGAGGAGAACTACCGTTTGTTATTTGACTCAAATCCAACACCCATTCTTATTTACTTACCCGATACGGAACGTATTATAGAAGTAAATAAAGCGGCACTCGAATATTACCAATATACTGTGAGCGAGTTTTCTGAAATGTCAATACTGAAGATAGAAGATGATGAAGAGATAGATACTGAAGCTTTAGAAGAGAAGTTGAATATTTCTAAGAGAGAGGATATGTTGCATACAGAAGGTATACATAGACATAGGAGGAAGGACGGACGTCAAATGTTTGTGTATATGCATAGCGGTACCATTACATATAGGGGGCTTAAAGCACAAATTGTGATGATCAATGACATTACACACCAGCTGCAATATATTGACAAGGTGGAGGAGCAAAATAAAAAGCTTAATAAAATAGCATGGCTACAATCTCATGTAGTAAGAGCTCCACTTGCTAGTCTTATGGGACTGGTTAACCTGCTGAAAAATGATCTATGTAATAAAGATGAGATGCAGAAAGTACATGAGGAAATTATGGCATCTGCAAATGAATTGGATAGAATCATAAAAAACATATCAGCAAGTAGTACTATTCAAGGTGCAGAATAA